The Labrus mixtus chromosome 14, fLabMix1.1, whole genome shotgun sequence nucleotide sequence CAAAATCCACTGGAGCTTCTATAGAAGGAAAAAATCAAAGCCAGAGATGATAAAGACAAAGTCATTCATTTACACTGGGAGATTTATATTACTTCAGCAGAGACTcttcaaagaacaaaaacatcttaGTTACAAAAAGGTTATTATAAATGACTGGATGCTAcgaagcaacaatatgtaggaatttggtttggtgcacaTTAATGAAGGTCTCGGAATACAACTACTGCTGTAAGACTAATAGGCAACATGCAGAGGGTAAGAAGCCTGCAAAGACATTGTAAGAAGCCGAACCGAAACCTTGTCGACTAACAAGGTGCAGTAATGTTACCAGATGTTTTGCCAATATAAGCATCTTCAGGCCATTGTTTGCATGTGTAGTATGTGTACGTGTATCCAGCTGTTGTCATGATATTTATTGGCTTTGGCTTAATGGCTACTGGAGAGGGTAATTATTGGCATCCTATATGAGGTAGGTTTGTATGGTTCCAAACTTATGAAGTTATAAAGATTAACAAGGAAACAGACAACTTTTTTGTGTAGGATGGatttttagcttcttttttttttaaaatgcaaaccTGAAACATAACTTAGATGACTTTATGCATCCGGgaaaagctgctaaacatgagacaacgatgacatcTATCACCATCTTCTTAGCCTCAGTCATTGTATCAAAccgtacagagacgggctagcTGACTTCTTTTTATACCTAAAGGCTTGTGTGTGAAATAATGCATAAACCGTATGCACTTCTTATAAGATGATCTCAGCCCGCTGCAAAAGTGACATACTGCAGTAAATAGGATCAGACCAAGTTGTGTACATTTGAGAGACggcattctccctgttgaaagttattgtcctattacatttctctttgaaactaatattttaaaatggtttaaataaaaaataaataagttacaTGTAGTAGCTCTAAATTATctaatgcaaaaataatgagTTGCTGAATCATGCAAATTAATAATTTGAAAAAGATGATTAACTTTCAGAAGAATTTTTTGAAATGTCTAGATTCACTTTCAGATCTGTGAATCTGATAAGGTTTTTTGTGCGTTTATGATTAAACGTGaatttcaaaaatatttaaaaaatctcccATACTGCTAATGGTGTAGGGTAAGAGTTGCATTTGAAAGAGTCCCAGCACCATTGATATGAACACAATTTTGACTTTTATATTGACATTATCAGTTTTCCCACTTCTGCCGGTAGCTTTTTGTCCTGCTTAAGATAAGTTTCTTCAGGACTTTCTTTCATGAAACTTTCCTACAACCACTGCACATTCTAAGGCCATGACGCAAATATGAATAAGGACAGAGGCATTATATAATTTATAAAGACCTTTTCTGTAAATCTTGGTGAGGTTTTCAAACATTAGGTCCTGACAGTGAAAACACTTGAATTTGGTGTTCTTGTTCTCTGGGCTGTATTGTTCttgcttttgaaaaatattcCCATCTGTGTGCAATGTGTTGATTTGGTTCTGTCTCTTCCTTTGTATTTCAGAGCAGTCTCCAGTGTACACCATGGAGTATTAAGACATCTTTAGAGCAACAAGTAGCAGAGCTGAATGTTAACTCTGAGGTCAAATCCGCAGATCCGGCTGATCTGGAGGACAACCAACTGAGCTCAGGtaaataaattaacattaaCCTAAAGTTTCACCCCAAAAATGGTCATTTAAAAGCCAGTGGTTTTTGTGCTTTGTGACTGTTTGATGTCCCTTTTGtgcatctttgtgtgttttgttttttgcagatACTGGACAAACCTACCCCTACATTGCAAAATATGAATCACTAAACTATTATTAATTTCCATCACTTTGACTTGTAAGAGTACTGAAACTCTGTACAAAAGGTACAAGTACTGTTATGTTACTCTGTTACAAGTACTGGTGTAAGAACATACTTTAGTAAAAGTGCAAAGTATTCTTCTCAAAAACTCCTcatatatacattttaacagTTAATCCTAAATGCATCAATATCAGGCATTAAATCAAAGAGGTTTCAGCTTCTTTAAATCGTCATTCTAAATGACATCCAACTCCTGTGCTGTTCTGTTCAGTCGTCACAGTCACCTCCACAAACCTCCACATCTCATTCTCAACTCATCACATACCGACTATTTGTCAGCAACCCTCTGTTAATCATACAGACAGCATCCATTCACATCTGAATGTGGTGCAGCGGAATTTTCAAGTGACTTCATGTAAAACCTTTGTAGCTGTATGAGGACTGTTACGTTTTCCATATATTTAACCATTCATCTTTCTGCTTCACACATAGTGTATTTCCTTTTCTCTCAATTAGGTGTTGATATAATGTTGATATGATTCTGTGTCTCTTTGAATTGCAGATACCTATTATGGTTCTAATTATTCCACTCTTATCTAAATTTATATCATGCTTTATTATTCTGTTAAAAAAGTCCCTCAACTGCAATTATCTGGTCCTGGTTGTTTAATgagtttctttgtttcagctccTGGAATGTCATGAAACTCCCATCTTTTATAACCTTACATAGTGCTGTTATGCCGCTTATAACCATTCTTTAAACCTCTGATCCAAAGTGCTTGGGAAGTAATCTATGAGTTATTTCTCAAATCTATACTAGATAGTGAATAAGATTAAATCACAATTTAAGAGTGTATTGAGTGACAATATCTATGTCTTCATCTCCATTGAGGCTTTGTATTTCCCTTCCTTCACATCACACGTCCTCCTAAGAAACGTGATATCGTGCAGCCCTAAATGACAGTGTTTTAATATTATCTATTACTTCTAACTGCAGAGACATGTTGCAATCTAAACCCAAGCATAAAAAGAATATATGAACGACAGAATATCAGTTGAACAAAGAACTTTGTGACTTCCACAGAAAACGATGAGTTCTGCCATCCCTTTTGTTCACTGTTGGTGGGAGGAAGGTTAAGTGCCTGTTTACTAAAGGGGCCCTCCTTGGTAGTGAGAAAATACCCCCTTCAACTTGAACATTCAGTGCCTAACATAAAAAAACTCCTGTTTGTTTCCCAAAATGATGAAGTCATAAGCCTTTCATGTTGTGTGGCCCAATATTTCACTATTTACAAATACTCAAGtccaaaacagaaatacattgATCATTGTAGCTGAAATGATAAAGAGGCATGGTGTTCTGCACAACATAAATGAGAACTTGATTTTCATAAAGCATTAATCAAATGGAAATACAATTCAAACAATTGCCATAACTGGGCTCATTCAAATAACAAAAATTGTACCTCTCTCGCCCCAGGTGGCTTTTCAAAATGGGCTGCTTATGTTTTTTAACCATTTGGACCACATTTGGCTCTAAAGTCTCTCCAGTTTGAATGCCACATGCTCCTTCTGCCTCTCTCTAATATTACATTAAATAAAAGGTGCAGAGATTACCTGGAATTTCCTCTGGCATTTTCTGTGTAATAGCCATGAATCAGTGCTGCAAAATGCAGGACTGCCTGTTTCTATTTAATTTCATAATAAAATGATCAATTATAATACATtaagagactgtaggtaccacaagcaggcctgcattctgggagcgtAATGTTCTTTAAAGGTAATCGGGCATTAttagctctttaagataagTTGTGCCTGGCCAATAAGAGCCTTGTAAGTGAGTTAACCAATGTAAAGAGGCACTGTGATCACCTTGAAACACTTTTGGTAATTTCTATGTGATAACCATGAATCAGTgcttcaaaatgcaaaaaaaacctttttctatttcatttcAGGGTAATATATAAAATTGTTTATAATGAAAGCCCACCAGCATCTTTAAACTCACAAAAGGCTAATATATctactcaacaaaaaaaggatACAGACACATCACAAAGTCACattccatttttttgtttttaacatgcaGTGTACTAACCTATGCTTGAGAATTCATTTTCACTAATTCGCTAGCGTTTCAAAACCTCCCGCTTCTTGCAGACTACTTCATTGCTAACAGTTACAGACAGACATCCTATCATCCGACCCACTCAAATAATTTTCCAATCGACTCTTAAAGAATGCATGACGTATCACTGGGGCTACGAGCTGTGAGCCCCATTTGCCACCATTTACtgtgatttacatttaatcacCAACACTCTGAGCATGCGTATAAGCATTTTCCCCCGTTCAAAACACATTCCACTGTGAGGGTGGGGGCTGGCTTTCATTGACCCTACGGCCAGAGTAGTTCTACTGCAGACACAAACCGGGAGAAGACCAATAAACATGAACTTAAATggcatttaaactttttttttgttttgttttttttaattaaaagaaatgaaatgtaaggACGGACATGCTAATCATAGCTAATAAATGATGACAGATAATATTATGTGACAATTAATGACAGCTTGATTTGTTTGCAGTTCTTTCTGTTGCCAACACCTGTCATTAGGGGACCGGTCGCCACTTCAGTCGAATTTGGTTCCTTTTGGGGTGTTGCCCAAAGTACTCAGGGTTACTGAACTGTACCAGTCAAATGATTTGATCATTTTTGGAGACAGGTCCAggaattaatgttttttttttgtggtttggcTGCAGCTGATTGGCTTTTGCTTAATCACTACCACAGCGTTTGGTCATTTGGTGAAGTCAATTCCCAAATTACAATACCCAAATTATGATCTTATTGTTCAGTTTTACACagtcatttaacatttttttttatatatatatatatacagattaAATGTCCAAACCTAACCTCACAAGTAGTTTACATATTTGAATGACTTCAATGTGATCAAGTAGCCAACCACCAATAGTTGTGAAAATCAAATGACCCTCTTGTGAACAATTTAACCACATTAAAACAGATACTTGTTTATGTTCATCATTGGCCTTTAAGCCTTTATATGGCTTTTGGCATTTAAAGTAATGCCAATGTTTAGGTTAATGAAATTGTGTTCATGCGTCATATTTGTCAATTAGGTAAGGAGTCtagatgaccctgatgaaggacACAAGCCAAAACATGttggtctaatttgttaataaagttgatcttcgtgctacaagtgttgctggagctttttgacctcttctaagcctttcacttttcatgcaccttggtagttggtgaagttgagCCAGGAAATCCTCTACTTCTTCAATTAGGTAAGGAGGCAGAGCTAAATTTCAGTCTGCATTGTATAAGCTCAATTATGAAACAAATATGTTGGTCTCCACTTTTGAGTAAATCACATTTGAGTAGCATACATAAGGCTACTGTGTTACAATATCAGAACTAGAACATACCTTTTACATCATGTGAACTACATTAGAGTAAACTTTTAGACCTTTGGGCCAAACTTTAGTAGAGCTCTTTACATTTTTGATCCAATGAATTTCAATGGGTTTTTATGATAACAAACAGACAACCACACTGAACTGTAGTGGTTCAGCCTTACTATTTTGAGATTTTACGTAAAACCCATGGTCAAGGGGTTGgaattttgtgttgtgttgattcCTTACAGATTTCAATCTATGTTGACATGATAGAATCATACAATTTTGGCTGATTTATTGGATACACATCCATGATGTGAATCAGCAGCAACACTCAGGTATGCAGTGCAGACATGGGAGTAAGTCACACATATACAAGTCACAAGgaagtctcaagtctcaaccttcaagtctctaGCAAGTCGCAAGTCACTGCTGTGAGAATCAAGCAAGTCAAGTCATTACTCAGGTCAAGCAAGTATGGGCTACCTAGAAATAGTAGTTGGAAAAAGGGCAAAATAGCAAAAAGCATCTTGATGGACGGACTTGCCTCACAGACTACTATGGTAGGGTTTTTAGAACAGGGATGGCTTTTGGCTGGAAACTACTTGTGAATGGAAGGTCTGATATACACATTTCTTTGCATAGTGTTTGTTCTATTTCTATCCAAGAGTTGTCTGATGCGACGGGATTGGTCCATTTGTGTATGTATTGCAGTTGGTGAGCGATTAAATAATAGGGAAATGACGAATGAACTGTAGCTTGTTAAGCCCTTTTATAGTCTGACaactcaaattgtttttttcaatgcatATCACACCTAACCATTCACACctcttcacacactgatggcagaggtttctatttAAATTGTCTaacagaagtaactcatcccattcatactgTACACAAATCGGacaggagccggggatcgaaccttccggttgagagacgacagactctaccaactgagccacaaaaTTTTAATTGAAATTTTAACTGCAACAATGTATCTAATCACTTTGTCTTTGCTGTCTTTGTCAGGTGGGGTCCTTGTTGAAcagcagaatagatctcctGAATCAAATGACTGCCCTGTAGTCCTGCGCTCCCTCTCAGCCACTGAGGGAACAGGGAAGATGGAGACAGGAGATACATGGCAGGCAGACTCAAGAGGGGCCGCGGCTTTTGTGGAGATGAGAGTTGTTTACCCAAGTCAGGAAGATTTTCAACAAGCCCAGAAGGTAAAGACTTATATACTTGGATTGATCCAACGCCGAGCACTATCCACACGACCATCAAAGCCCCGAACTAGCCTGGCACATGAAGCCCGAGGTGCCACTGTGGTGAGACAGAGTAGTGTCTGCTGCAAGGAAGAGCCACATACTCAGAAACAGATGCCTGTTCTAGATATCTCTCCTCCATCCCAGTGTTTAGAGGAAACTGCTCCACAGTCTTGCCATTACATAGAGCAGGAGTGTAACTTCAGGGCAGGATTTACAGAAAGTCCTCCACCCCCTTATCACCACCATCCCCTCCAGCAAAGTGTCCAGCATCAACCAGGACTTTACCACATGCTCAGACAGGCCTCCACGATGAATACCTCCTGCTCAACCTTGCTGGACTATCCATCTTTCAGAGTGCTGCAAGCCCACCAAGACTCAAGCAATAGTGAGCCTGATTCGCCTCAGCAATACCATTGTAACTATCCACCTCCAACTCCGTCTACCCCTCTCCAACAGCCTTTACCTGATGAGCAGCTGGTGAACGCTGAGTATATTCCGGCCCAGCCCTGCCGAGCATCTACCAGAGCTTATGCTCATCACCACTCCAACCCGAACAAGGGCTCTGGGGTGAACAAACCCAACCAAAGCACTTACTCTCCAGAAAGaggccatcatcatcatcatcatcaagagCAGCAGCTAACAGAATCTCAGACCCAACCCTCCAGATCCCGAGGGGGTGCAAAGAAGTGTCGCTCTAATGAAGACAGAAGTGGTGCCAGCAGGAAGTCGGGGAAGAAGGCATGTAGGTCCCAGTCAGAGAACAGCCTGCAAAGGGTTCCAGAGCGGAAGTACAATACAGTAGAGAGGGACGGTGGAGGAAGTGGAAGCGGTGGAAGGGGAAGCCGTAGTAGTCAATCCAGGAGCAAGAAACATCCGCACGGAGGGGCGAACTACCGCCGCTGGCAGTCCACACAGGAGCTAAGCCAGGATGAGGCTGACCAAACACCTGTGCAGGCTCCTATGCAGGGGTCATCAGCTTCAAACCAAAGGGATCATTGTGGAAGACGGACAAGGAAATCTCGCTCTACGCAAGCACCATTTGCCTACCAACATCACCATCACTCACGCCATCATCAACATATGGAGTACCAGTTTGAGAGGGACCAAGTGCACCCGTGTCAGCAGCCTAGTAAGGACTACCCTCACCAAGGTCAGGGTGAGACTGAGTCCAGCATGAGTGAGGCTGATTCTCCAAATTCCAGCTCTTTGTCAAGTGACTCAGACGAAAGTGGTGGTCTGGTTTGGCCCCAACAACTACCCCCTCATCTTTCCCTCCCATCACCTTCCGCCCAATCTGGAGCCCCACTCCAGCCAAAGGCTTTTGTCAAGATTAAAGCTTCCCATGCCCTGAAAAAGAAGATCTTACGCTTCCGCACTGGTTCTCTGAAAGTAATGACCACTGTTTAAAGTGTAACTCTTTTTTAACTGAAAGAATCAGGGGCCGGGTTCACAAAtcctttttaagaaaaaaaaaaaacttcttaagTGCTGCTTTCTTCTTAACTTTGATATTCATGAATAAagtggtttttattttcttcactttcttcTTATGTTTCTTCCTAAGAAAAAACATAAGAATGAACAAGATTCTTGAAATCAAAGTTCTTACATTTCTTTGTAATTTTTTTCGTAACTTTAAGATCATACCACACCTGTCCTAAAATTGTAAGAGTGAAAAAGTAAGCCTTTAAATTcattaatttaaacacaattttaGCTTGCTACTACTGTTTTTGGTGTAAGTCTCCTGTCTCTGGTACTCCTTATAAATAAGTTAGCAAATTGGACAGTTAATTTACCTTTACCCAGAGAAACTAACTAAttttgaaatcttttcctttactcaaagttatttatttaagtaaATCATAAATATGGTTGTCACTTATACATATTCTAACTGTTTTCTACATGGAAGTACTTTGGGTTGCAGCTAGGGAGGAAAATATAGGCATAGGCCTGCTCTATAGCACCTGAGAGGTTCGTAAGTAAGAAAATTAAGAGTTTaattcatgaatgttttcttaAGAACAGTGTCATTTCttgaaaacctttttattttcttactaaCGAACTTCTCAGATGCTATAGGGCAGGTATGTGTGCCCTTATAATAGGTCTATGCCTATGCATAGGCCTATATACATTGTGTGTAGCACCATTGACTAAAGCACcgaaatgttttaaattaaaataaacatgtttgtcaaCATCGTTGCAATCGGTTAGTTatcagtcttaaaaaaaacattagttgACTTGAGAATTGAAACATTAGTTTCTCTGAGTAAAGGcaaattagtttaaaatgaaCTGTCAAATTTGCTAGCTTATTTTTAAGCAGTACCAGAGACATAACTTACACCCAAAACAATAGTGGCAAGTTaaaattaacaataaatgttAGACAAATTTACTAAAACTGAAAATCTAAATCAATTGtcttaaattaatttagaggctTACATTTTCACTCTAACAATTTTAGGGCAAGTGTAGCGTGGCCTTAAAGTTACAAAGAAAATTAGAAATAAATTTGTTTTCAAGAATCTCATCCATTCTTAAGTTTTTTCTCAGGAAGAAACATAAgaagaaagttaaaaagaataaaaatgcacTTTATTTATGAATATCAAATCTTCTTTACTTTTGTCTTAAGACTGAAGTTAAGAAGAAAGCAGCATTTAAGACTTTCttaagaaggttttttttaatcctgacCATGAGCTGCAGTGCCTTGATCGATGTAGAACAATGGGCCGAACATTTAAGATAGTAATGTGAGCATGCGGGTACGCTGATCTTGGCCAACAGAATTGATTGGATGGTTTTATATCAGATTTAACTAAAAGTTAAAAAGGAAATGACCATCATTATATCAGCCCTTTGTCCTGCATTTCTTGTATATCTTGTGAAAAGTTCTGTCGCCCTTATTTAGGCACATTTTTCCCAATATCCATCTAAATGTAAATAGCATCTTCCTTCAATTAGACCAATAAGTTGTGACTAGGCACAGATAACTCTTGATTGTTCTAACCATTAGTTTAGGTAGGGATATAAAGCCTCAGTGTTACAAGTCAGAAACAGCACAATGTTCGAATGCTAGTTCATGCCAAAGATTTGCGACAAGATCAGTTTAAACTTGCAGCTACTTGCAAAGCAATGTGCTTGTCTACACAATCTAAATACTGCCGACAACAATGCAACTTAACCAGACGTTACTCGTTTCTGTCTTTATCATGGAAGTAACATACAGCAATGAGCTGCAGGTCTGTTCAGTTATTTGATGAAAAATCATGCAGAACTGCAGACATGCAGAGAAGAGAGATCAGAGAGGCAGGATGAATCTTTGACTTAATTGACACAAAATGTTGCTTCACCTTACTTCCTGCATGGTTTTGTAGGGTTAGAATCATGTTATATGTGTTCTAG carries:
- the LOC132988364 gene encoding dapper homolog 3-like, whose product is MFASFSMPMKAERSRNKERLEANLAGLCELELLKQRQEARVLSALCLGDSRAPGRPPWGALRSARCALDAPKGDASDEQHSSLQCTPWSIKTSLEQQVAELNVNSEVKSADPADLEDNQLSSGGVLVEQQNRSPESNDCPVVLRSLSATEGTGKMETGDTWQADSRGAAAFVEMRVVYPSQEDFQQAQKVKTYILGLIQRRALSTRPSKPRTSLAHEARGATVVRQSSVCCKEEPHTQKQMPVLDISPPSQCLEETAPQSCHYIEQECNFRAGFTESPPPPYHHHPLQQSVQHQPGLYHMLRQASTMNTSCSTLLDYPSFRVLQAHQDSSNSEPDSPQQYHCNYPPPTPSTPLQQPLPDEQLVNAEYIPAQPCRASTRAYAHHHSNPNKGSGVNKPNQSTYSPERGHHHHHHQEQQLTESQTQPSRSRGGAKKCRSNEDRSGASRKSGKKACRSQSENSLQRVPERKYNTVERDGGGSGSGGRGSRSSQSRSKKHPHGGANYRRWQSTQELSQDEADQTPVQAPMQGSSASNQRDHCGRRTRKSRSTQAPFAYQHHHHSRHHQHMEYQFERDQVHPCQQPSKDYPHQGQGETESSMSEADSPNSSSLSSDSDESGGLVWPQQLPPHLSLPSPSAQSGAPLQPKAFVKIKASHALKKKILRFRTGSLKVMTTV